The following proteins are co-located in the Penaeus vannamei isolate JL-2024 chromosome 34, ASM4276789v1, whole genome shotgun sequence genome:
- the LOC138859221 gene encoding uncharacterized protein, producing MWIYKDCLVELIIGLNSILNRHILDQRHGTDDEPSAYLTRFGWVVFGPTGPRNPLPAPVYHISPTQDLGECLREHFNADFWEKEVHSQREDSLEDKLFSDKISQSIHQESGKYVVKLPFRDSSPLPNNREMAVRRMKSLKRKLESDKTFKETYITQMEKNISKQYAEIVPPSRLERNDGRIWCMPHHAVRHPTKLKVRVVYDLKAKFNGTSLNDHLLQGPDLTNPLIGVLMRFRHGHYAVTADIEEMFYQVKVLLEDRDVFRLLWWPDGDINKPVSDYRMNVHVFGARSSPSCVNYALRKTAEDHGEVFDEQAVTAIIQSFYVDNLLLAHDDKERLIKIIKDLIALCNAGGWRLNQWTANNKDVLKKIPESERDASVASLDLSKDDLPVERTLGVHWSMAEDCFTFKICLGDKPLTRRGVLSIVASIYDPLGMVAPLTLPAKMILQDMCQMQLGWDENMGDKEAAHWRKWLEQLPKLSRFKLPRSLVPISFGSIISYLLHHFADASQSDYGTASYLKMVNASERVHCTLVMARARVAPLKPTITRLDLTATTVAARMDCKLRKELGLKLEDSVFWTDSTSVLKYLFNQKARYHTFVANRVNLIRELSSASAWRYVDTKSNPADLASRGLDVDTFLTSEMWIRGPRFLHEPKSSWPQVPEDVKHGSLEDDVEVKVSVMVCETVTTVMSFIEEFTSCFSNWQKFVRCHAWVRRFLKRKYVPKLPDVNCLSSKEITDAETHIWK from the coding sequence ATGTGGATCTACAAAGATTGCCTGGTGGAACTTATAATTGGACTAAATAGCATTTTGAACCGTCACATACTCGACCAGAGACATGGGACTGATGACGAACCCTCAGCCTATCTTACCAGATTTGGCTGGGTTGTCTTTGGACCAACTGGCCCCAGGAATCCTTTGCCTGCCCCGGTATATCATATTTCCCCAACACAAGATCTTGGCGAGTGCTTACGAGAGCACTTCAATGCTGACTTTTGGGAAAAGGAAGTTCATTCCCAACGAGAAGATTCGCTGGAAGATAAGTTATTCTCCGATAAGATCTCACAGTCCATCCATCAAGAATCGGGTAAATATGTAGTCAAACTTCCCTTCAGGGACAGTAGTCCACTTCCAAACAATCGTGAAATGGCTGTACGTAGAATGAAAAGCCTCAAAAGGAAGCTGGAATCTGACAAGACTTTCAAGGAGACATACATCActcaaatggaaaagaatataagTAAACAGTATGCTGAAATAGTACCTCCATCAAGATTAGAACGAAATGATGGTAGAATATGGTGCATGCCACATCATGCTGTGCGTCATCCCACTAAACTGAAGGTACGTGTCGTCTATGACCTTAAAGCTAAATTCAATGGCACTTCCCTAAATGACCATCTTCTTCAAGGGCCAGACCTCACAAATCCTCTAATAGGGGTACTCATGCGGTTCAGGCATGGTCACTATGCAGTCACAGCAGACATCGAAGAGATGTTTTATCAGGTCAAGGTTCTCCTAGAGGATCGTGATGTGTTCCGTTTATTATGGTGGCcagatggtgatatcaataagcCTGTAAGTGATTACCGAATGAATGTTCATGTTTTTGGTGCTAGATCCTCTCCTAGCTGTGTAAATTATGCCTTAAGGAAGACTGCTGAGGACCACGGTGAGGTTTTTGATGAACAAGCTGTCACTGCCATAATACAAAGTTTTTATGTTGATAATCTCCTGCTGGCCCATGAtgacaaagagagactgataaaaatcatcaaagaTCTCATTGCTCTCTGTAATGCAGGTGGTTGGCGTCTGAACCAATGGACAGCCAATAACAAGGATGTGCTCAAGAAGATTCCTGAATCGGAGAGGGATGCGTCGGTTGCTTCTCTAGACCTCAGTAAGGATGATCTCCCAGTTGAAAGGACCTTGGGTGTACACTGGTCGATGGCCGAAGATTGCTTCACATTCAAAATCTGCCTTGGTGACAAGCCACTAACACGCCGAGGAGTTTTATCTATCGTAGCATCTATATATGACCCACTTGGCATGGTGGCGCCCTTGACACTGCCAGCAAAAATGATTCTTCAAGACATGTGTCAGATGCAGTTAGGCTGGGATGAAAATATGGGTGATAAGGAAGCTGCTCATTGGAGAAAATGGTTGGAACAGTTACCAAAATTGTCAAGATTTAAGCTGCCACGAAGCCTAGTGCCCATTTCCTTTGGTTCCATCATTTCTTATCTGCTCCATCATTTTGCAGATGCAAGTCAGTCTGATTATGGCACAGCCTCCTACTTGAAGATGGTAAATGCCTCGGAAAGGGTACACTGCACTTTGGTTATGGCACGAGCAAGAGTTGCACCTCTGAAACCGACTATTACAAGACTAGACCTGACGGCTACCACCGTTGCAGCTCGAATGGACTGTAAATTACGAAAGGAACTGGGGTTGAAATTGGAAGATTCAGTCTTTTGGACAGACAGCACTTCAGTGCTCAAGTACTTGTTCAATCAGAAGGCTCGTTACCACACCTTTGTCGCAAATCGAGTGAACCTAATCCGAGAACTGTCTTCAGCAAGTGCTTGGAGATATGTAGACACAAAGAGTAATCCTGCTGACCTTGCATCTAGAGGTCTTGATGTTGATACTTTTTTAACGTCTGAAATGTGGATTAGAGGACCAAGATTTCTTCATGAACCTAAATCCAGCTGGCCGCAAGTTCCAGAAGATGTTAAACATGGATCACTGGAAGATGATGTAGAAGTAAAGGTGTCTGTCATGGTATGTGAGACAGTGACAACAGTAATGTCATTCATTGAGGAGTTTACCTCTTGTTTCTCGAACTGGCAGAAGTTTGTGCGTTGTCATGCATGGGTCAGACGATTCTTGAAGCGAAAGTATGTACCCAAGTTACCTGACGTTAATTGCCTTAGTAGCAAAGAAATAacagatgcagaaacacacatatggaaATAA
- the LOC138859222 gene encoding uncharacterized protein has translation MFIMMSYFAHRNPFLEPPFTCIYPDIILSLQTPLGALTLCTSTMFPSKGRPGTPSPPLFPEEPLDIPEDSAPPPASPHASSGPPPPPHDWEIALGAAAGTSAATPTHHPAQEGGPTSVSADLSLGTSQQHLWTASFTDQECFSPSVAAAAPSPGAESACPVLGGFAAACTIAEGAAASLAPDAQGFRRRKLKAYQLPPQTDPEMELKRLRALKAFKARQKTEQEERKLRMRTRAVESEVEQLRREISEREKKIAELMERLRSFRRQEDPDAS, from the coding sequence ATGTTTATTATGATGTCATATTTTGCGCACCGCAACCCATTCCTGGAACCGCCCTTTACTTGTATATATCCCgacatcattctttctcttcagaCGCCGCTTGGCGCCCTAACGCTGTGCACTTCCACCATGTTTCCCTCGAAGGGCCGCCCGGGCACCCCCAGCCCGCCTCTCTTCCCCGAGGAGCCCCTCGACATCCCTGAGGACTCAGCGCCTCCGCCAGCCTCGCCCCACGCTTCCTccggcccgccgccgccgcctcacgACTGGGAGATCGCCCTTGGAGCAGCTGCAGGCACCTCGGCTGCCACGCCCACTCACCACCCGGCTCAAGAAGGAGGTCCCACGAGTGTCAGCGCCGACCTTTCCCTCGGGACGTCCCAGCAGCACCTCTGGACTGCCTCCTTCACGGATCAGGAGTGCTTCAGCCCCTCCGTGGCGGCGGCAGCGCCTTCTCCCGGAGCGGAATCTGCGTGCCCTGTGCTTGGTGGCTTCGCCGCCGCCTGCACCATCGCAGAGGGCGCCGCCGCCAGCCTCGCGCCGGACGCACAGGGATTCAGAAGGCGGAAGCTCAAGGCGTACCAGCTGCCGCCACAGACGGATCCGGAGATGGAGCTCAAGCGCCTGCGAGCCCTCAAGGCCTTCAAGGCCCGCCAGAAgacggagcaggaggagaggaagctcCGCATGAGGACGCGGGCAGTCGAGAGCGAGGTCGAACAACTCAGGAGAGAAATctcggaaagggagaaaaagatcgCCGAGCTGATGGAGCGTCTGCGGTCCTTCCGCCGCCAGGAAGATCCAGATGCCTCCTGA